A genomic window from Phormidium ambiguum IAM M-71 includes:
- a CDS encoding DnaJ C-terminal domain-containing protein: MENFRNYYEILGVPRDSSAEEIKKVYRRLARQYHPDLNPGNKEAEEKFKDIGEAYEVLSDIDKRAEYDQFSRYWKQRGFAGNRSARAGKSWFNGRERDDKDDDYYSQFTEFSQFIDELLGRSNKKVRVATEDDMNSRDKDIEDEFRPGNTKVSYTVPSRPTRKDIEARLTLPLERAYTGGVERIRLEDGRSLEVNMPPGMVTDQRIRLKGQGIGGGDLYLKITVTPHPFYQLEGADILCQLPITPSEAVLGAPVQVPTLDGRVRMNIPPGVKSGQRLRLANKGYPMEDGSRGDQLLEIQIVIPKEISSRERELYEKIRQIETFNPRADLPV; this comes from the coding sequence ATGGAAAACTTTAGAAACTATTACGAAATACTGGGTGTTCCCAGAGACTCATCAGCAGAAGAAATCAAAAAAGTCTATCGGAGACTAGCTAGACAATATCATCCCGATTTGAATCCGGGAAATAAAGAAGCGGAAGAAAAATTTAAAGATATTGGTGAAGCTTACGAAGTCCTTTCCGACATTGATAAACGTGCTGAATATGACCAATTTAGTCGCTATTGGAAACAAAGAGGATTCGCCGGAAATCGATCGGCCCGTGCTGGCAAAAGTTGGTTTAATGGTAGAGAACGTGATGACAAAGATGATGACTATTACAGCCAATTTACCGAGTTTAGTCAATTCATTGATGAACTACTAGGACGTAGTAACAAAAAAGTCCGAGTAGCTACCGAAGATGACATGAACTCCCGCGATAAAGATATAGAAGATGAATTTCGACCGGGAAATACTAAAGTTAGTTACACCGTCCCTTCTCGTCCAACTCGCAAAGATATTGAAGCACGATTAACTTTACCTTTAGAAAGAGCCTACACTGGGGGAGTAGAAAGAATTCGCTTGGAAGATGGGCGTAGTTTAGAAGTAAATATGCCCCCTGGAATGGTAACAGATCAACGCATTCGTCTGAAAGGTCAAGGCATTGGCGGTGGCGATCTTTACCTAAAAATTACTGTAACACCTCATCCTTTTTATCAGTTAGAAGGCGCAGACATTCTTTGTCAATTACCCATCACTCCCAGTGAAGCAGTTTTGGGCGCACCCGTGCAAGTGCCAACTTTAGATGGACGGGTAAGAATGAACATTCCCCCTGGTGTAAAATCTGGTCAAAGATTGCGCCTTGCCAATAAAGGTTATCCGATGGAAGATGGCAGTCGGGGAGATCAATTACTGGAAATTCAAATAGTGATTCCGAAAGAGATTAGTTCTAGGGAACGAGAACTTTATGAGAAAATCCGCCAAATTGAAACCTTTAACCCCCGTGCGGATTTACCAGTTTAA
- the sufU gene encoding Fe-S cluster assembly sulfur transfer protein SufU — protein MTLGNLRDLYQQVILEHYKKPRHKGKTSPVHRYQKGHNPSCGDTIELTLQLNDAGDTIVDAKFDGEGCAISIASADLMAEALKGKTVAEALEMVERFQGMMKGEAEFPKELRKLNVMQGVAQFPVRIKCANLTWHALKAALQSADNADLNGFISNEKEEA, from the coding sequence ATGACTTTGGGCAATTTACGCGACCTGTATCAACAGGTAATTCTAGAACATTATAAAAAACCCCGGCACAAGGGTAAAACTAGTCCAGTGCATCGATATCAGAAAGGGCATAATCCTTCCTGTGGCGATACTATTGAACTGACTTTGCAGCTAAATGATGCTGGCGATACCATTGTAGATGCTAAGTTTGATGGGGAAGGTTGTGCAATTTCGATCGCTTCTGCTGATTTAATGGCAGAAGCTTTAAAAGGAAAAACAGTTGCAGAAGCTTTGGAAATGGTGGAACGTTTCCAAGGGATGATGAAAGGTGAAGCAGAGTTTCCCAAGGAATTACGAAAGCTAAATGTGATGCAAGGGGTTGCTCAATTCCCGGTGCGGATTAAATGTGCTAATCTAACTTGGCACGCCCTAAAAGCAGCGTTGCAATCCGCTGATAACGCTGACTTAAATGGTTTTATCAGTAATGAAAAAGAAGAAGCTTAA
- a CDS encoding Ycf51 family protein, whose product MLTTADFLLASKWAGILTVGCAVLTLLAFVFKWGFRFRFVGATGFMGVLTGGLFALSLGLFSHTTIPGAIRYSVVFDNGATLASIAVPPTITQSELDATLRQAAADLFSYGRLGGNDSLIIRARTMIHPATGVSQPLILGEVKRSLSKREDDNLVVNIYAKNLAKLPKTTA is encoded by the coding sequence ATGCTAACAACAGCTGATTTTTTACTTGCTAGTAAGTGGGCGGGTATTTTAACTGTCGGATGTGCAGTTTTGACTTTACTAGCTTTTGTTTTTAAGTGGGGATTTAGGTTTCGATTTGTTGGTGCTACTGGATTTATGGGGGTGCTGACTGGTGGTTTATTTGCGTTGAGTTTGGGGCTTTTTTCCCATACAACTATTCCCGGTGCAATTCGTTATTCAGTAGTTTTTGATAATGGGGCAACTTTAGCTTCGATCGCAGTTCCACCCACTATTACTCAATCGGAATTAGATGCAACTCTGCGTCAAGCCGCCGCAGATTTGTTTTCTTATGGCAGATTAGGTGGTAATGATAGTTTAATTATTCGGGCTCGGACGATGATTCATCCAGCAACAGGGGTTTCTCAACCATTGATTTTGGGTGAGGTAAAGCGATCGTTATCTAAACGCGAAGATGATAATTTGGTGGTAAACATATACGCCAAAAATCTCGCTAAATTACCAAAAACCACAGCTTAA